The sequence AGCATCTGTCAGGTTGCTACAGCCTGAAACACAGAGTGACTGCAGTCTATGGCATCCTCTACAGATTTTCACAATGCCTTCATCTGAAATTTGCTGCAATACAGAAGAAGGTTGAAGTTACTTCCTTATCAAGTAATCAGCCAAGAACAAAACTCAAGACATTGCCACTGAACTGCTACTGTCACACTCTATATAACCAAGGCAACCCAGATTTTCAACCAAAAAACAGAGTCAGGAAACCACATAGAAAGATAACACTGAAGATAATCAACATTTACAATTCCTACTTAACTAGGTATTTTTCCATAGACCTTAAGGTCTACTCTAAGGCAGGCTGAATCACAAAGTGAGAGTTGTTTGTTGTTGTCTTCCTCtttcactttgctttttgttttataatttttcacttttttaaaattgtgcaCAGTTCTTACATATTGGTGGGGTCCAGGTCTTCTGTTCCAGTGACTGTGTAAGTTTGGGAACAGTGAAAAAGAGATTTCAAAGCCTCACAGCAGGAGAACTAACTACCTAATTTTCCCTGGAGCATTAGAACCCAAGGGCAAAACCCTTCACCTTCTGGTAACTTTTGAAGCAAGAGTTACAGGGAAACAATTacacaaaatccattttttacAGAAGGTAAGCATAAAAGCCAGATTTGCCCTACCCTATACATACCCCTTTAGATGAAAGATTTAACTCAAAAGAGGActtttaatttctcaaaaaCGTTTTGTAGTAGATATTCTGTAAGGAGTAACTCCAAATTTAGAATATGAGTAAATAAGTTCTCTCTCTGAAACAGGAACTATAAGAAATAGCTCCATTGCAGCTGCACACAAAATAGCAACAGGAACTGGatcactgtgtgtgtgcaaataAGATTTTGTTTACAAGTCTTCTATTCTGATAAAAGCTCTCAGTCCTCCTCCTAACACTATGAATTTAATTCTTCTGCTGTGTGGAACagattgttttatttcctgGCTTAATAATACTCTTGCAAAAATAGCAAAGACCTTCcagtatttttaatagaaagcCTTGTATAAGCCCCTCATTTGAGTATGCTCATACAACTGTAGCATATTTCTGATGCTAATACCACAAAAATAACCATTCCTGGATGAAAACAGGACGAGAAATCTCAGTAGCTCGGCACAAAGGGAGATTACCTTAtgctttcccctccccagccagaACTTTTTAATATCAGAAGTTCAGATTTTGCAGCTAATTCAGTCAAATTATTATCAGCAGAAAATTAGaagtctctttttctttttggggaTCCAAAAGGATTTGTAAAATCTACAGGTAAGACGATACATTTTGGAGTCCTGTCCAAATCAGGTACTTCTGGATTTGACTCTACAAAACCACGTTATTTTCTGGAactgttctgtttgctttgagAAATACACATGATGCTGTTACTGGAAAAAGGGATGGCTTTGAAGGCAAGGACTATGTAAATTTTATGCTGCTGTAACAAGCCCTCAAGTCATATATGAAAATTTTCCACTCTGAAATTGCTTGTGATTTCAATGCCCATATCACTGTCAGGAAATAAAAGTGCTCAAAAAATGCCTGCAAGTCCCTAAAATCTTTCTCTAAAGATGGTAACTTTCAGATGTGCAGTTTCCAAAGCTAATACAAGTTCattccacagctgctggagctggcctGGCATTTTACAGGGTCCATAAAACAGAGTCACTAGAATTACAGTGGGGATCATATAGAGCACAAGCACACCTGCTGTGTAAAAATCCCTTTGATCATATGGAGCCTGGATGCTTCTGGAAGCATGCTTCCAAGCCATAGCAAGCAGGACACACCTCCAGTGAAATTCAGCTTTAAAGCACACGTAATTAGGTAGGACACACAGACTAGCaattcagaaaactgaaagaaaaaactacTTTCCCTTGGGACgattttttgtttgtactaAACAACAACAGACATCCTGACCAAAGGAAAGCTCTGGTGCACTTCTGTGCCAATGCCACTGTGAAGTGGGAGAGATAAGAACTGATTATCATCCACTTGAGATCCTTCCATAAAAAGTCAGAAAAGGCTGGCCTTGATAGATCTCATTAGTGTCACgcaaaacacaacagaaaaagaacTTGTGAGAAGGGCAGCAAAAGGAAGAGTAAAAGGGGAGGAAATTACATACTGACTTTATTTAAATGTGGCTCTAACCAAAAGAAGGAACTTCACTGCCATTCTCTTTAAGTGCCCAGCTTCAGTGAGCACCTATGTTCAGActgaaaaattctctttcaCTAAACATCAGTATCAGGAAGCTCAAGCTTTGTATTCTTATTGTTcttattttctgcaattttaatGTAACTTTAAATAATCCCTAACACTCAAAAATATTCAACACTTTGAAGAAATCTATTAGGTTCAATCTTAACAAAAAATAGTTCCCATGCCACATTCATTATAGAACAATCTGTAAAACAGATTTGAAAGGTTTGCAGGTTTTTATGATACCTTCTAGCAATAAAACTAGAAAACTTttcaaaaccaaccaaacaaaaatataatttcattattcAACTCTGCATgactgaaacactgaaattctAATTGATTTCAATATCTTTTAAGGCTCATTTGCAGGGAAAGAATGACTTAGATACATTTAAAATCTAAAAGAAGGCCTTTCCCATTCCTGAAAAGTCACAtcagaaacaatgaaaaagcTAATATAAAccagagcaaagaaaatttgTGTTCTCTAACTAGAATTAAAAGTACATGAATGATTCCCAGTCGTTTCATTACTAATAAATGTGTTCTCCATTAATATTGGAAGGGCATGCCCTTCTGCCACTTAGATGGTTCTGAATCATCTTCAGTTATGATACCATTACATTTTACTCTCTATTATGTAGCCCAGAACACGACTTCTGCTCAATTAGAAACCTCAGAATTATGAATAGACCAAAATGCTACACAGTTCAGGCAATTTGAATGAATGCAGTTAATTCTTACTCTAGAGTTCACCACACTTAAAAGATgtaatgaaggggaaaaaaataacccaacaCTTCAAGTCAAAACTCATCTGTAGAAACAGCCAGCTCATTTAAAGCTATTATTTCACTCAAAATCCTGTAAACTCCAGAAATGTACTATCTTACTTAAGTGTACAGCAGATCAATTGATTagcattcaaaattatttctgatttttagagAATGTACCTTTGGAAGCTTCAAATACTTACTGTACACGATTGCAAATTCAGGATTACAAGCTCATGACAGTGATTTTGAATGTGTTTCAATGCTTCATCTTCTAACTATATTTAGTAATTAAATTGGACataggaaaagaaacaagaaattaaaagcacagcaaagcagcccAAAAAATGTACACATCTTGCAATATTGAACAAAATACTAtaacaaaaatgacattttttaattcatggagatttcaaaatcccaaaataaaattttactcCTAAAGGATCACCCAAGCAATTATGTACCTGTGTGCAACCTCTAAGAAATAGAGCTTTTAGTCCACTACACCCTTTCACCAGTGCTTCAATACCATCCTTCGTAATCTGATCACACCAGGAAAGATTCAAATGTTCCAGATTTCTGCAACCCTCACtgggagaattaaaaaaatacataaagttAAATCCAGCCTTCAAATAGTCATAACAGTGGGAAACCCAAATTAAACACACTGTTAGAAATTAATGATAGCCAGTGGACTGTGCCAGGCCTCCACAGAAAAGTCATGAGAAAAGACCACACACAAGCACCACAGTCTACACCCCAGAAGTCTTAGATATAGAATACAGCCTGTGCTGATTCACAGTATAAAGGCTCAGCACcaattttttaactttattaaATGCTGAACAGCCCTTTAAACACTTTTCTTTAACACAGAACACTGAATCTTCTTACCTTAAGCCTTTTAAAGAACTGTTTGTGATGGCTACGCAGGATGTCAGATCCAGATGTTTCAGCTTGGAACAGAATCTGCTAAGACTGTAACACGTGCTGCAAAACAGCAGACACACTAAAAATACCTTCAGCTacttctttttccaaattttcccatcCATCAAAAAACCTCTTTGACTTACCTGTCAGTGATTTTTGTGCACCCATTGAGATTTAAGTGTTCGAtgtttctgcagttctgtgcaAAGGTCCTAAAACACAACAAAGAGCTGAATCAACACAATGTCCCGAGTGCAAGGCAGTCACTAGAGCGCGCTCTCTCCCACTTGTACCTCCTCCCACCCTGGTCAAAAAGCCCGATCTTCAAGCCACAGAGTAGCTGCAAAGTATGCTTCAAACACATTTGTCTCAGTGGttgcttcttccttttcctaCTGCAAGTCTCTGGTCTTAGGAAAGTGCTGTTTCTCCCTCAAACACCACTTGGGCTTATTTCTGTCATGTATCAGCCAGGATTTGCTTCAAATACCATAACAAAAACTCAAAGGGCATAAACAGAAAGCTTCAAGTGTTACATCAGTTAAACATTAGGCTTCTGGGAAGAGTTTTTGCACATCTCATTACCGAAGCCTTTGCAAGTCTTAATAAGGAGCTTGCTCCCACAGCAAATGGAAAGGGACACACCTGGTACAATAGCAAGGGTGACCTAAGTCTATAGAACTACCAGTGGAACTCCCTGTAGGCTGCAAATTCCTtctttactattttaaaaattaaaaagcaacagTGTGCACTACTGGGTATGAACTTTAAGGATGATTGGAGCTATTATACTGCTTGTATATATCATTATACTAATTAGCCTGAAGAAAtacatacattttcttttcatctgtgcAAAGTAATATTTACAGCTACCATTGCATTTCAGAACACTGTTTTTATGCCCATGTTTCCTTCAGCTGCATGGATTTTAttggcaggagggaaggaaacacacaaaaacagTTTTGTCTGGAGGCTTGCCCTGGTTAACAGATTTGACTACACGCTCAGCTGGTAACAACTTCTGGCTCTACAGCATGGGTTGcaaacaatgggaaaaaaagccccagcaaGCAGTTATACTGGTGAGAGTTTCCACTTGAATACTCAAAACAGCTATTCCAAAATACATATACTGGAGGGAGATTTACAATCAAGACACTCTTCAAATCACTTGGAAAGATGTTACACTTTGGAGGAACAGCAAACTGCCTCTGAGATTCAAGCATGGGGCATGTCCTGACAGACCTGCCACAAGCATTCAGTGCTTACATGGGCAATACCTACATCAGTAATTGGCTATTTTACTCAAAAGTTGATGTTGAAGAAGGATAAATAGAGAAATTAGTATTGCCCACAAAACTAATAGATCTGGAAACAACACAAATAGTCTTACAGGAAAAATCACTTTCAGAACAAGTATCTGAAAATTAATGCTGCATGAATTTACTCTAGAGACAAAAGTTAAAGAATAACTGACTTATAAAGTTTAGAAATAGCTAAAGGTCACAGGACACTAGCTTAATGCCCACTGATAACAAAATCTTTGTGCTTCTATTTTCCACCTGAGAATGGCCACAGTACTTGAGACTGAACACCATCCAGcccaggctccagggagagaggaggaaagcaTAACTGCAAAAAGCCAGACCCCAAGATTTCCTTCAAATGTTCTTTGAGCCCTAAAGCACTTGTGGTGCTCCACCTTCAGCTGGAGGTAGGATCTTAGGGTTTAAATACTCACAGAAATATCCAGAGGAAGCTGGCTAAACAGTTTGCATTGGAAAAAGCTTATATGGATTCAAACATTCTTCTGGGAACAAACTGTACAGTTGTGTTCATATTCTGTGTAAAAGAAGGGTCACTGTCCTCTCTAGAGCCTctcaagattttcttttcaccCGTCTGTTCTTATTTTTACCAAGAAAAGAATTCCAGATCTTTCCTGATTTTGAAGACACTCAGTGTAGGTATCAGTCTCTATCCTTCCTCCTATTTTTAGGGTCACCTCTTGTCCACACTAGACGATAAACAATAAAATGACCACTAATCTAGATACTCTGACTATTGAAGGAAGCCAGAGTATAGTCCAAAAACATTTTAACCACTTGAAAATGGAGCAATATCAACATAATcctaatgaaagaaaaagccacGTTTTTGGAAAGCACAAGCTTTCATTTCTTAGTTCATTGCTAGAAAATAACAGAAGCTATATTTTGATCTCAAACTGATGTCTCATTTAGTCAATCAATACTAAGGTATTTAGTACTTACCTAAGTATCCCACTTTGCTCATCAGTCAGGACTCAGAAATACAAACAGACATAACAGTAATCTAATTGCAGTTGGTGCACACATTAGGAAACAAGTGATGTCTCCATCAAGGATTTTACTTACTTTAAAGAGGAGTCTCCAACACCAAGACATCCTCTCAGACTAAGCTGTCTCAGGAACCCACCACACCTTTTTGATATATTTTCCACAACACGACccttaaacaaaataaaaggaagatttAGCTGAGTTTTATTCTGACACAATATTGTaaccaaattaaaaatcccaggATTTAAGACTAGCCCCAGCTACACCCCACTATACTAAGAACTGTAActctttgaatttctttttctgctttaagaAAGAACAGTTACCTGTTGGGAATCTCCACTCACACTCAGGTACTATTCAATTCAATCTTTAAttatctcttcctttttttcatttgatcaCACACAGCTCAACCTTTTGTCACAGCAGACCCTACCCATTAAGACTACTAGAATGATCTTCAACTTTTGTCAGATGGGTAGGGAAGTGCCCCAGAGGTGGAACGGGAGGCTTGGCCATTCCTCAAGGGTCCCAGCCACTCTTACAGCACCTAAGCTGGAATTGCTCACAGAGATCTTGCTTAGGCCAGTACATCACAACAGCCTCCTGCAAGTCCCTGTTTTACAGCTCCTGCCTAGGATGCTTGCAACTGAAAGGTGCCAAACACCTTGGTGGGAGTAGCAACAACAGGATTAATACCTAACAGCAGTGTGCATTTTTTGCTCTCCCtttgttttttgaaagaagaaatatgtgTAGAATTACAGGTCAGTGGATTTTTTGTTGTCATGTTGTTACATTTTATTGTCCTTCGCTAATACTAACCTGGCCATCActataggaaaatattttcttatcaGAGCTTATTTCTTGGTCCATAAGCAACATTGCTTATCTTATCACTCCAAAGAATTTacaccaaaacaaagaaactgaaaatctaatttagattttttaaagcttttcaatTAATCAGTATTATTTCTCAGCAAAGGCCAAATACCTTTACTGTAAGGATAAATTCTTCAATGAATAATATATAATGCAAGTTCAATTTACATTGCAGAAAAAAGCCAAATCCTAAAGAATTattcaaagaaaatacaaacaaataatGAGATAAGTTTTCCCAaactcatttatttctttaatcaCATAAAACCTCCCAAAAACCAGCACACTAAAGAAGACAACTTTTGTGCATTCAAATGCATTTAGCTCTTTGAATAATTTGTCACTCAAAAAAACTAGTTTTTCAACCTACCCCAGCTTACAATTGGTTCCACATACCAAGAAATCATAAGGTACATTTAAATTCAAGATCACACATTTTTGATATAAAACAAACACTTTTTATAGGGTGTCCCCCCCCCACTTTATTCTCTACCATGTGAAGtcttaaataaagaaaagttcACAAAACCTACTTTTTCATAATTTGATATTCTCAGATCAAGTACTGACTGAAAAATCACCAGTCAGCACAATGTCCAACTGAGCACAAAGTTGCCAAATATAGTTGGGAGCTTTTACCTGTCCAAAATTCACAGACAAAAAATATGATACTAAAACAGCTAAAAAGAGTTCTTAGACACCAAATGTGAAACTCTTTTGTTGAAGAACTGAtttgtgaaataatttcttgctGAACACACTTTTATGAGTACATTTAAGAGGGATGTATTACAAATGTACTTAAATACAATATACTGAAGTAACTGAATTGCTCCAAACCACAATAGCTCTTTATAGCAATAGAAGATCATAACTTAGTTTCACTCCTTCTCCTGAATCCCATGTTACAAATGTCTCAGCATCTCAGAGAGCAACACCACTAGGTAAAATATATGACAAATATattgaaaacttgaaaatacaattctgtgtttctaaatACCAAAATgactgcaaacacagaaaaggcCTATCAACAGGAAGGACTGCAGACCTGTGGggttttactttatttcttaGCAAATGAGGAACACAAGATTAAAGGCAACTGAAGACGTGACATTAAAGCTCCAAGTCTTCTTTGACACATTTAGATTGAGGCAAATGCCAAAAATCTTTCTCCTACCTCTGCAAGATCCTCTTGTTTAAGGTAAGTAGAGCACAGGACTTGGCAATAAAGTTTTAAAGGAGTGGTGAAAAAATTTACTTTCTATGTTACTGTAAAGATTTAGGAACAGTTTGTACCATGGTTagcaaaatacagcaaatgAAACACATCTGGATTTTATTCATGCAACTAAGAAgctaaaacacaaaatacagaagCAAATCTATTGTTGTAGCTTACATTCAATTTGTATCAACAAATAATATACCAGTTCAGACTGAATCAAGGAATTGTTCCccactcattttttttcttcattttcagatgtcatattttattttgttttgcacatCTATGATAGCATTAATCCAGGCAAGTTTTTCTTACAGAAGACAAGTCTGCCCTTAAACCTTTCATTATACACTGGAAAGGATTCTACTTCACTTCACATGTACCTGCACTTCACACAAGGTTTAAACCTTATGAAACAAAGGGTCATAAAATTGTAATCAGATACACACAAATCAAATCTAGGCAAGCCTGCAGTTAGAAAAGTTGTCCAGCATTTTAATGCTGCAATCTCCAAATGCTGTAGCCAAGTGTCCAGTGAGCTTCCAGCACTAGATGGCCCCCTCATAGAAGGATTTGGGACAAGCAAAACTATCCTCTAGATTGTAAAAGCAATTCCAAGAATCTCACTCCATCCAGAGGCACCATTTACACCTTTCCTTTCTGGAAATGAGCAGGCTTGAATTTCTAGAGCCTTATATGTATATGATATATAAAAAACATCTGATACACAGCTGGCAACCAAAACTGAAACacacatccagaaaaaaaaaaaagtcaaatatgGAGCTCTTTTTAATTTGCTCCTTCACAGTGCTATTTTCATGAACTTAGtctttaaaatgtgtgaaaacAAGCACAGTATGCAAGGCAAAATGGGCTATGCTCTTAAACATCTCCATAGGAAtaaaaaataccctaaaaatgaaaaagacacTAACCTCTATATCCGTTTGGAAGTTAAAGAGGTCTATTCTTTGCCAATTGCTTCCATCCAGAGCTAAAACATTCCATgcctacagaaaacaaatagtTTATTTATTACCTCTACTGCCCACTCCCTTCATTTTCTCTCAGTAATGTAATTACAAACTTGACAATTTCAGgtagcactttaaaaaaatttgtagATGTTAGTACTCATATATAGCTAAAAACATAGAATTTGCAGAAATTAATCTCAAATTTCCTAAATGGATTACACTTCAAAGGTTAACTTGTGGCTACAAAACATACAGCAAAGCAAGATATAAAATGCGAAGCACATATACAAAGATTTAACCCTCCATTCTTAAAAAGCTTTTGTAAAGTTTTCTAATTAGTTACTTTTGCTACatctaaatggaaaaaaagaagctgcagaTGAGATTCCTTTCAATAAAACCACAGTTCCTCAACCTCACTAGTTACTAttctgagaaaacagaaaccTTTCAGAAAACTGCTGACTTTCCACTACTAGGACCAggccttttctttccatctgcTATGTTACATGTACATGTTTGAGAGCTTGCCCTTCACTGTCAAAGCAATAGTTGTTCAAAGTAAAGCAGAATTAAGAAGCCAGAGAAACACAGTTATGtgcagaaaatgagagaaaaaagaatatcACATCCAACTGACAAGTTTTCAGAGAAAGATACAATTTATTCAATCACTTTGGTTTTCTTATGCAGTTTTGTAGGTTTTAGATGAAACCTGATGTTACCTGACTCACAAGACTTACTGAAGTTGCAAGACAGGGTGATATGGgtaaagaatgaaataattacACAATTATACATTGAATCAACCAACCAATtaaatcccaaaccaaacccaactgtaagaagaggaagaaaaatattaaataagatTCATTTATGTTTTATAATAATACAGTTCATTGTATGCAGCTGATGTAGAAATGGAgcattattcattttatttcaagaagaaaaaacgAAGACAAGCTAAACATAAAAACTTAGCATGCCTTCACTAATATCTTGTGTGTACCTTTTTCCTCCACTAGTAGCCGATCTACTTAACATCCATATACTTTTGTACTTGGCAAGAAAATTAAGGATCTACTTCTTAGACACATGGTGCACATTAACCAAACTACATGGAATTTTAGGCAGCAATTGCACCTGAAAAATAGTGTTATACAGCCATATGCTTTATAAAAAGCAAATGCCATCATGCCAAACTGGGCTTAATCCCTTCTCCAGATACAGAGCAAACAGGACTGGATATGTTTTCCACAGCCTTTAGTCAGAACTCCTGGACACAGCAACTAAGCCCACATCTACATACAAAACTGGGACCCCTGCTTATTTGCTTTAATAAGCTGAGACTgagaattttttggttttttaacagGAAGCAGATTGCAATGAATCCCATGATTTGGATGTAATTAAGAGAACAGCATAgggaacaacaaaaaaaaaccaagagaaataCATACCTTGGAAACTTGTGCACAGCGACACAAAGTAACTATgtccaagaaagaaaatattctagaaagaaaggaaaacaaccagacttaaaatgtttaattataAATTCTAACTACTGTATGTATTCACGTTTCTGTAGTTC comes from Camarhynchus parvulus chromosome 2, STF_HiC, whole genome shotgun sequence and encodes:
- the FBXL2 gene encoding F-box/LRR-repeat protein 2 isoform X1; the protein is MVFSNNDEALINKKLPKELLLRIFSFLDIVTLCRCAQVSKAWNVLALDGSNWQRIDLFNFQTDIEGRVVENISKRCGGFLRQLSLRGCLGVGDSSLKTFAQNCRNIEHLNLNGCTKITDSTCYSLSRFCSKLKHLDLTSCVAITNSSLKGLSEGCRNLEHLNLSWCDQITKDGIEALVKGCSGLKALFLRGCTQLEDEALKHIQNHCHELVILNLQSCTQISDEGIVKICRGCHRLQSLCVSGCSNLTDASLTALGLNCPRLKILEAARCSHLTDAGFTLLARNCHELEKMDLEECVLITDSTLIQLSIHCPKLQALSLSHCELITDDGILHLSNSTCGHERLQVLELDNCLLITDVTLEHLENCHNLERIELYDCQQVTRAGIKRIRAHLPHVKVHAYFAPVTPPPSVGGSGQRLCRCCIIL